One window of the Corynebacterium glutamicum ATCC 13032 genome contains the following:
- a CDS encoding bifunctional adenosylcobinamide kinase/adenosylcobinamide-phosphate guanylyltransferase, with protein sequence MRTLVLGGARSGKSAFAESLVGSGPVLYVATARPSGDDPEFAERIAVHAERRPTSWVLDEEGDVDKLLASPPAMPVLVDDLGTWLTHATDACDGWEASSAQLEAKMDLLIDAILHFQGEDLVIVSPEVGMGIVPEYKSGRLFRDRIGTLNQRVAAICERVVFVVAGLPLELKTF encoded by the coding sequence ATGCGCACGTTAGTTCTTGGCGGGGCCAGGTCTGGTAAGTCTGCTTTTGCAGAATCACTTGTTGGATCTGGTCCCGTTTTGTATGTCGCAACGGCAAGGCCTTCGGGAGATGATCCTGAATTCGCCGAGCGCATTGCGGTTCATGCGGAGCGGCGCCCAACGTCTTGGGTGTTGGACGAGGAGGGGGACGTCGATAAGCTTCTTGCCTCGCCACCGGCCATGCCGGTGCTCGTTGATGACCTGGGCACCTGGCTCACGCACGCCACCGATGCGTGCGACGGTTGGGAGGCGAGTTCGGCGCAGCTTGAGGCCAAGATGGATTTGCTTATCGACGCCATCCTCCACTTTCAGGGCGAAGATCTGGTAATTGTTTCACCTGAAGTTGGTATGGGAATCGTCCCGGAATATAAATCTGGGCGCCTTTTTCGTGATCGCATCGGCACACTTAATCAGCGTGTCGCAGCGATTTGCGAGAGGGTTGTCTTCGTGGTTGCTGGTCTGCCACTAGAGTTGAAAACGTTTTAA